The DNA region CCGGCCGCGGCGCGGTCGGACCGGGGGAGCGGCACCGGCACCGCGTCCTGCCCGGGCAGCAGCAGCGTCAGCCGCCGGCCGGCCTGCCGCAGGGCCCGCCCGAACGCCAGCGGCAGTCCCGCGCCGACGCGCACCACCCCGGCCGCGCCCTGCGCCAGGCGGTCCAACCTGGCCCGCAGCTCGGCTTCCAGCAGTTCCAGCGTCGCCGGGGTCAGGTCCGCGGGCCCCACGACAGCGATCATGCTCTGCTCCGTTCTGCGCCGTCCGTATCCGTATCCGTCGCCGTCCGTCCGGACGCCCCGCGCGGACCCCGGCCGGTCCGCGCCGAAGCGCGTCGGCCCGGGGGGCGGCGCGTCCGACCGTACGCCCCCTTCCCTCCCCACCCGGGCGGGGCGTCAATCAGGGAATCGGCGTGGAAATGAGGGTAGCCAAACCTTCCTTCGCCGACGAGCACCGGTCGGCGCGCGGCGCGCGGGTCCGGGCGCGGGGCCGGCGCGGGGCTCAGCGTGACCGCTCGGCGGTCGCGCGCAACCGGCGGCCGGCCCGGGCCCGGCCGCGGCCGCCGGCCGGGGACTCCTGCGCGGAGGAGCCGCCGTCCGCGGCGGACGGGCCGTCCGCGGGCGCCAGGGCCCTCGCCAGGGCGGCCAGTGTGGGCCGGCGGAAGAGGTCGGCCATCGCCAGCCGGCGGCCCAGGCGCGCCTGGAGCAGCCCGTGCACGCGGGTGACCTCCAACGACCCGCCGCCGAGGTCGAAGAAGCCGGCGTCCCGGGTGATGTCGGCGACGCCCAGCACCTCCGCCCACACCTCGGCGATCACGCTCTCCAGCCCCGGCCGCGGCCGGCTCCGCCGGCGCCGGCGGCTTCCGCGCGGGCGCCGAACCTCCCCGCGGCCAGCGCGTCCCTGTCCACCTCCCCGCCGGCCGCGTCCACCGGCAGCGCGTCGACCACGACATGCCGTACCACGTGCGGCACGCCGAACCGGTCGCACCCCTCCGCCCCGTCCGCCGGCGCGCAGACCTCCCCATAGACGGTCAACTCCGGTGCGGACAGCGGTGCGTCGGCGCACTGCGAGGCGATCCACGGCCGCGCGGGATCGAGCCCCAGGAGCTGGTGCGGCGCGGCGCGGCCCAGCGCCACGGCGAGCGAGGCGAGCGCCTGCTCCGGCGCCAGCACCCGGTAACCGCGGTCCCGTGTCAGCCGCTTGAGCGGATAGCCGGCGCTCATACCGGTCTCGTCCCACATGCTCCACGCCAGGCTGTACGCGCGCATGTCGCACTCCAGCCGCTGGTGGACGGCGAGTTCGTCCAGATACGCGTTGGCCGCCGCGTAACCGCCCACCGACGCGCCGCCGAACAGGCCGTTGACCGAGGAGAACGAGACGAAGAGCAACCCGGGCCGCTCGCGCAGCAACTCGTGCAGCACCCGCGCGCCGTCCGCCTTGACCGCCAGGTCCTCGTCCAGCTCCTGTGCGGAACAGGCGTCCAGCGACGCCTCCCGGTAGCTCCCCGCCAGGTGCAGCACCCCGTCCAGCGCGGCGCCCCAGCGGTCCTCCGCGTCGCGCAGCACGCGGCGCATCGCCGCCATGTCGCGCACATCGGCGGTCACATGGGTGACCGCGTGCGCGAACCGCCCGTCGTCGACCCGCGTTCCGGCCGGTCCCCGGGCAACGCACACCACGTCGGCGCCGTACGCGCCGGCCAACTCCGCGGCCACCAGCCGTCCCACACCGCCGGAACCGCCGGTCACCAGGTAGCGGCCGCCGCGCCGGAACCCGCCGCCGGACGGACCCGCGTTCCCGGCTCCCGTACCGGCCGCGACCGCCGTGGCCGCGCGGTCGGGCGCGTCGACCGGAGCCAGCGCGCGGACCAGGCGCCGACCGGCGCGGTGGGCGACCGCGTGGTCCCGTGGCAGTCGCGTGACCTCCGCCGCCAGCAGCGCCGCGTCCGACGCGAGGTCCCCGGGCGGCAGGTCGATGTGGGCCACCCGCGTCCCCGGCCGCTCGTGGCCGAGCGAGGCCGTCAACGCGTCCAGCGGCGCCCGCTCCTGCGCGGGCGGGTCCGCCGCGGACACCCGCCGGGCATGGCTGGTGACGACGTACACCGCCGCCGCGTCGCGCACCGCGCGGGCGAGCCCGAGCAGGCCGTGCCGCTCGGCCCGCGCCTCCCGCGGCCCCGGGCCCGTCGTCCCTCCGTACGCCCGCAGGTCCACCACGACGCGTCCGGCGGCGCCCGCGACCGCGCCCGGTACGCCGCCGACCGGGTCGGGGTCCGCGGTCGTACCGCCTCCCGGGCTGGGCGGGTCGTGCCGGGTCGCGGTGGAGCCCTTCGGACCCGAGGGACGTCCCCCGGTCCGCGGACCGGGCGCCGCGTACGCCTCCGGATCGGCGGTCTCGACGCGGTGGCCGCCCTCGGTCAGCGTGCGGGCCAGCACCGCGGCCAGGCCGTACCGGTCGGGGATCAGCAGGACCGGCCCGGCAGCCGCGGTCGGGGCCGGGGCCGGGGCCGGGAGTGGCGGCAGCGTGCGGGGGAGCCAGACCGGGCGGTGGAAGTGGCCGGGAACCGTCGTCGTGCGCTCGCGCCCGCCCGGGACGCGGCCCGCGAAGCCGCCCGCCTCGAAGCGGGTGCGCAGCGCCGCGCGCCGGATCTTGCCGATCTCCGTCTTCGGGATCTCCTCCCGCTCCACCACGACGACGTGCCGGGCGCTGACGCCGACGCCCTCGCGTACCGCCGCCCGCACCCTGCGGACCGCCTCCGCGGGTTCCGCGGCGCCGCGCGGGTGGAAGAACACGGCCAGCTCGTCGCCGGCCGCCCCGGCCGGGCGCACCGCCACTGCAGCGGTGAACGACGGCTCGACGCAGTCCAGTTGCTCGACCACCGCCTCGATCTCATGGCTGTGGTGGTTGACGCCGCCCAGGATCACCACGTCCTTGGCCCGGCCGGTCAGGGTCAGCCGGCCGTCGCTGATCCGGCCGAGGTCGCCGGTGTCGAACCAGCCGTCCGCGGTGAACGCCGCGGCGTTCTGCTCCGGCGCGGCGTCGTAGCCGGTGGTGACGGTGGCGCCGCGCACCTGGAGCCGGCCGGTCTCGCCCTCGGCCAGCACCCGGGGCCCGGCCGCCGCGCCGCCGAAGCCGTCTCGGCCGCCGCCGGGCGCGGAGTCCCGTTCCATGGCGCCCTGTTCAACGGCGTCCCGCTGCCGCGTGTCCTGGTCCGTCGCGACGATGCGGATCGCGGTTCCCGGCAGCGGGACGCCCACGTCGACGAACGCGTCGCCGTCCGAGGTGGAGTGCAGCCGGAACCGGTCGGAGTACGTCATCGCCGACGACGTCTCCGACATCCCCCAGGCCGGGCGCATCGCGTCGGCGGGCAGCCCGTACGGCGCGAGGACCTCCAGCCAGCGCCGCGCGACGCGGGGGACGATCGCCTCGCCCGCGTTCATCACGAACCGCAGCCGCGACAGGTCCCACCCACGGGCGCGCGTGGGCAGTTCGGCGGCGCGGTCGGCGACCAGGCCGAAGGCGAAGTTGGGCGCCCATGTGGTGGTGGCCCGCATTTCGTGCGCCAACTCCGGCCAGCGCAACGGGTCCTGGAGCACCCAGCGGGTCGGCGCGTGCACCTGGCGGCAGCCGAGGAAGACGTCGCGCAGGTGGAACATCACCACGCCGCCCACATGGTCAAGCGGCAGCCAGTTGACCGAGACGTCGTCGCCGCGCAGGCCGTTGGCGGCGGCCGTCGCCGCCGAGCGCGCCAGGACGTTGCGGTGGCGCAGCACCACGGCCTTCGGGCGGCCGGTGCTGCCCGAGGTGAGCATCAGCAGCACCGGGTCGTCCGGCCGGGCCCGGTGCGGCTCGGCGCACCTCGCCGCGGCGGTCAACTCGTCGGCGCCGACCGCCCGCAGACCGCTCAGGCCGCGCGCGGCGGCCGACGCGCGAAGGCCCGCCACGCGCGCCGCGTCCGCCACGACCACCGGCTCGCCGAGCGTCCGCCACGCTCCGTACAGCCGCTCGGTCTGCGCGTCCTCACCCCCGGAGTCGGCCGGAACGGCCAGCGGCGCGGCCACCAGGCCGCCGAGCAGGCACGCCCACAGCACGGTCAGGAAGCCCGCGTGCTCGTCGAGTTGCAGCAGCACCCGGTCGCCGGCCCGCAGGCCGAGCCCGCGCAGCCCGGTGAGCGTGCGCAGCGCCCGCTCCCTCAACTCGCCGTACCCCAGCCGGGTCCGCGCCCCCGAGTCGTCCACCAGCACGATGTCGCCGTTCCCGGACCGCGCGGCCCGCAGCAGGGCCTCGCCGAGGGTGCGGACCCCGGGCGGCGTCGCGGGACCGCCGTCCACCAGCGCGGCCGGCCGCGCCGGACCACCGCCCGAGGACGCGGGCGCGCCCTCCGCGTCGTCTGGCCCGGTGCGCGGGACCGGTGCGGGCGTCTCGGCCGCGGCGGCGGGCGGGGCGGGCACCTGGACGAGGGCCGGCGGGGAGGCGGCGGCGCGGCCGGCAGGACGGCGAGGCGACGCCCGGGCGCGGCACGGCGCAGGCGCTCCTCCAGCCGCGCCGCCTCGGCGGCGTCCGCGACGGGCACGCGCAGCAGCGCGGGAACGTCGACCTCGCCGCGCGCGGTGAGCGGCAGTCGGCCGACCGGGACGACCGTCCCGCGCACCGGCAGCAGACGCTGCAGCGCCGCCGGGTCGAGGGGCCCGGCCGGCACGGCGTAGACGACGAGCTCGACGCTGCCGGGGCGGCGCCGGCCCGCGGCCGGCGTGTCGTCCGCGGGGGTGAGGGCGGGGCCGGGCGTGGAGCCGGGCGCGGGCTCGCGCGCAGAGCCCGGTGCGAGGCCGCAGGCGGGTTCGGGCGCGGTCTGCGATGCGGATACGGGCGCGGGCTCCGGTGCCGGCCCGTTCGTGGGCTCGTCCGCTGGATCGGACGTGGTTCCGGGCGCGGGCTCCGGCGTCGGCTTCGGTGTGGCTCCCGGCACGTGCTCCGGCGCCTGCTCGTCCGCGAACTCGTCCGCGAACTCGGTCGCCCGCCGGGTCGCCGGCCGAGACGCGGCGTCGGAGGCCGTCCCGCCAGAGGCGCGCGCCGGTTCGCTCCCGCGCGACACGTCCGCGTCCACCGCGCCGGCGCGCGGGACCGTACGGCGCGGGACCACCGCCACGTCGGCCAGTGTGGGGGCGGCCCGCAGCAGCGCCTCCTCGACCTCGGCCGGGCGCACGTCCGTGCCGTCGACGGTGACCAGGGCGGGGACCCGGCCGTCCGGCCCCACCGCGTTGAGGAGCCGGATCTCTCCGCCGGGTACGAGGACGCCGCGGCGGCCGGTCGCGGCGCCGTCCGCGGTGACGACGTCCGCCGGGACGCCCTCGGGCGGCACGCCCCCGCCCGCGTCGCGCAGCATCCAACCGGACCCGGACCCGGACCCGGACCCGGACCCGGACCCGGCTCGCATCGCGGCGCGCAGACGCCGCTCCTCGTGCTCCGGCCGCAGCGGCAGCGCGTCGACGCGGCGCGCGGGATCGGCGACGACGGACTCCACCAGGGCGGTGTAGTGGGCGGCGAGGCGCTCCGCCGTGGCGCGGTCGAAGAGGTCGGTGTCGAAGACGAGTGAGCCGTGCAGGCGGTCCGGGTGCTCCCAGACGTGGAGTTCGAGGTCGAAGCGGGTGGACTCCTCCTCGTCGTCCACGCGCTGGACGTCGAGCCCGCCCAGTTCGAGCCGCTGGTCGGCGAAGTTCTGCAACGCGAACAGGACGTGGAACAGCGGGTTGCCGCCGTCGTCGCCGGAGGCGCCCAGCGCGCGCACGATGCCGTCCACCGGCGTGTCCTGATGCGCCTGGACGTCGAGCGCCGCCGACCGCACGTCCGCGAGCAGCGCGCTGAAGGGCGCGTCGCCCGCCACGTCGAAGGCGACCGGCAGGGTGTTGACGAACAGGCCCATGAGCGCAGCGAGTTGGGGGTTGTCGCGGTTGGCGAGCAGCGTGCCCACCACGATCCGCAGGCCGGCGCCGTAGCGGTGCAGCAGCGCTCCCCACGCGGCGAGCAGCGTCATGTGCGGCGACGCTCCGTGCCGCCTGGCCAGTTCGCGCAGCGCACGGGCGGTCGGGCCGGGCAGGTCGAAGTCGACCCGGGCGCCGCGGAAGGAGGGGGTGGCGGGGCGCGGCCGGTCGAAGGGCAGCGCCAGCGGGGCGGGCCGCCCGCCGAGCACCCGCCGCCAGTGCGCGAAGCGGTCGGCGAGCACCTCCGGCGTGAGCGTCGCGCGCTGCCACTCGGCGTAGTCGGCGTACTGGACCTCCAGCGCGGCGAGGCCGGCCGGCCGGGCGGCGCCCCCGGGCACGCCCGGACCGTCGGGGCCCGCCGGGTGCGCCGGATAACCTCCGCCGTCCGCCCGGTAGTACGCGTCGAGTTCGGCGACCAGCAGTCCCAACGACCAGCCGTCGGTGGCGATGTGGTGCAGGCACAGCACCAACAGGTGGTCGCCGGGGCCCAGCCGGATCAGCCGTGCGCGCAGCGGTGGTGCGGCCGCGAGGTCGAAGGGCGCCCGGACCGTCGCGCGCACCGCCGCACGGACCCGCGGGTCGGCCATGACCGGCTCGGCCGGCGGCGTGTCGTACCCGTCCGTCTGCCAGGCGAGCGGGAGCGTGTCGTGGACGAACTGCCGCGGTGCGCCGTCCGGCCCGTCTCCGTAGGTGGTGCGCAGAATCTCCTGACGATCCGTCACACCGGCGAGCGCGCGGGCGAGTCGGGCCGCGTCGAGATCACCGCGCAGCCGGAGCAGCAGCGGCACGTTGTACGTCGGGTTTCCGGGGTCCATCCGGTGGAAGAACCACATGCGCTCCTGGCCGAAGGAGACCGGGAACTCCAGCGGTCCGCGTGTCGCGTCGGCCATAGCTCAGCCCTCCACGGGGGTACGGGCGGCGGCGCGCCGCGGGCTCGGGGCGATCACGGCGGCGGCCGCGCCGCCGGGGCCCGCGGCCGCCGCGCGGCCCTGCTCGATCAGTTCGGTCAGAACGGCCACGGTCGGCCTGCCCGCATCGAAGAACGCGCGCACCGACAGCGCCACGCCCAGCTCCTCGCGCAGCCGGGTGACCAGCTGCATCGCCAGCAGCGACTCGCCGCCGAGGTCGAAGAAGTCGTCCTCGGCGCCGACCCGGTCGATGCCCAGCACCGCGGCCCAGGCGCGGGCGACCGTACGCTCCAGGTCCGAGCGCGGCTCGACGTACGCGGTGGCCAGGTCGGGGCGCCGGTTGAACGCGGACCCGCCGCCGTACAGCCCGCCGCCGCTCGCACCGCCCGCGCCGACGGGGCCGGACCCCTCGCCGCCTCGCGGGTCCCCGGGCGTGTCGTGGCGCGGACGCCGCGGCGCGGGCGGCGCGTCGAGGAGCTTCAGCACGACCGGCCGCGCGGCCCCGGCGCCCCGCCCGGCGCCGTCCGCCGCGGCGTCGGGCGCGGACAGGGCGGCGACCAGGGCCGCCGCCGCGTCCCGCGGCAGCACCTCGACCACCGCCCCGGCCCGCTCCAACTGGCGGATGCGCGCCTCCTGTTCGGTCGGCGACTCCAGGTCGCGCGGTCCTGCCGGCCCTGCCGGCTCCTGCGGCGCGACCGGCTCGCGCCGCAGGCCACCCTCCCCGCCACCGTCCCCGCCGCCGGTCCTGTCGGTCCCGTCGCCGGCCCGGCGGGCGACCAGCAGCGCGTGGTCCGCCTCGCGCAGCAGTTCCGCGTCCTGCGGCAGCACGCGCACCTCGTCGTAACCCGCGCCGCTCAGCAGCGCGCTCCAGCCGGCCGGGGGCAGCAGCGGGGAGTGCTCGCGCAGGTCGTCGCGGAAGTACCACCAACCCGCGAAGAGGCCCGCGGTGAGCATCGAGGGGCGCCGCTGCGAAGTCGCCTCCAGCAGGAACAGGCTCCCGCCCTCGCCCAGCAGCGAGCGCACGTGCGCGGCGGTGCGGTACAGGTCGGGCGTGGCGTGCAGCACGTTGAAGGCGAGCACCACGTCGTACGAACCCGGCGCGTACCCCTGCCGGCCGGGGTCCTCGGAGACGTCGAGCACCCCGAAGTCCATGAAGCCGACGCCCTTGTCCTCGGCGGTGCGCTGGCCGGCGAGCACGAAGGACCGGCCGACGTCGGTGAACGTGTACTCCACGCCGGGGACGTCCCGCAGCGCCTCCACCACCTCCCAGGTGAGATAGCCGCGGCCGGCGCCGACCTCCAGCACGCGCAGCCGGCCGCCCTCGGCCTGCCGGGCGAGCCGTGCGACGGCCCGGGCGACGAGCCGGGTGTGCACGGCCACGTCACTGGTCCCGACGCGTCGGTCCACCACCTCGCGGGAGATGTCCGACGCGCCGTCCGGCAGCAGCACCTGGTGGCCCTCGACCGCGCCGGAGAACACCTCCGGGTAGCGCGCGGCGCAGCGTTCCAGCAGCTCCAACTCCTCGGCCCGGTCCGGGTGGCGCGCCAGCACGGCCGCGCGCAGTCGTCCGATCCCCGGTTCCGCGCCGAGGTCGCGCGGCAGACCGGGCGGCGTGCGGAAGGTCACCCGGTCCCCGGGCCCGCGGGTCAGCAGTCCGTCCTCGGCGAGCATCGCCAGCATCGCGTCCAGGAACGGCCGGTAGCCGGGCACCACGCCCACCGCCCCGGCGATCTCCTCCGCCCTCGCCGTCGCGCCGTCCTCGGTCCGCACCCCCGCGCCGTGCAGGAAGCGCAGCACGTAGCGCGCGCACAACCGGTCCAGATCGCGCCGGAGTCCGGCCGGGGGATGCTCGACGGCGACGGTCCGGCGCAGCGACGCGTCGTCGGCGCGCAGCAGCTGGGCCTCGCGCGCGGGGTCGGCACCCGCCGCCGCGGCGCGGCGTACGGGCGCGGCGGGGCGTGCGCGGTCCGCCGGCCGACGGCGTGCGGGCACGGCGGCGCGCGGCGCCGCCACCAGGATCCTGCTGCCGGGGGCCAGTTGGAGCGCACGGGTGAAGGCGGGCTCGCGCAGGCCGTCCGGGATCAGGTACGTGTCCGGCGCCGCGGCGGGCGCCGGCGGGTCGATCCAGTAGCGCCGCCGCTGGAACGCGTAGCCGGGCAGCGGCACCCGGCGGCTCGGGCGCGATCCGCCGAACGGCGCGTGCCGCTCGACGCCGCCGCCGGCCGCCCACACCGTGCCGAGGGCGGTCAGCAGCGCGTGACCGTCGCCGTGGGCGTCGCGCGGGTGGCGCATGGCGGACACCGTCGTGGCGCCGGGACCGAGCTGGAGGGAGGCGAGCCGGGTCAGGCCGCGGCCGGGTCCGGTCTCGACCACCACCGGGTCTCCCGCCGCGTGCAGCGCGGCCAGGCCCTCGGCGAACCGCACCGTCTCGCGGGTGTGCCGCAGCCAGTAGCCCGGGTCGGTGGCCTGCTCCGCGGTCAGCGGTCGCGCCGTCAGGTTCGAGACGACCGTCGTCCGCGGCGGGCGCAGCGTGACGCGGCGCAGCGCCTCCTCGTACGGCGGCAGCATCTGCTCCAGCACGGACGAGTGGACGGCGGTCGCCAGCCGCAGCCGCGTGTGGTCGACGCCGCGCGCGGTCAGCAGCCGCTCGAACGCCTCGACCTCCTCCACCGGGCCCGAGACCGAGCAGTGCAGCGGCCCGTTGACCGCCGCGACGCCCAGCCGGCCGGTCAGCAGCGGGCGTACCTCGGCCTCGGCGAGCAGCACGCTCACCGTCGCGCCGCCGGCCGCCAGCATCAGCCGCTCCCGCTCGGCCACCAGCGGCAGCACGTCCTCCAGTGAGATCACCCCGGCCAGGCACGCCGCGGTGTACTCGCCCAGGCTGTGGCCGAGCAGCGCCGCCGGGCGCACGCCGTACGCCTGGAGCTGGCGGGCGACCGCGTGGCCGGTGGCGACGACGCCCGGGAACCCGCCGCCGTCCGCCGCGAGTTCGGCGCGCAGGTCGCGGCCCAGACCGGCGAGCACCGCGGCGGCGCGGTCGAGTTCGGCGCGGAAGACGGGGTGGTCGCGGTACAACTCGGCGCCCATCGCCGCGAACTGGGCGCCCCCGCCGGGCAGCAGCAGCGCCACCGGCCGGGGTTCACCGCCGGCGTCGCCGGTGCTGCCGGAGCCGTCGCGCAGCGCGCGGACCGCCGCCGGCAGATCGGCGGCGATCACGGCGAGGCGGTGCGCGAACTCCTCGCGGCCGCTGCGCAGCGTGTGCGCGACCTCGCCGAGGTCCAGGCCGGGCCGCGCGACGAGGTGGTCGGCCAGCGCGGTGGCCGTGTCGGCCAGCGCCTGCGGGGACTTGGCGGAGACGGTCAGCAGGTGCGCGCGCGGTCCGGGCGACGGCGCCGCGCCGTCGCCCGAGGGGGCGGCGGGCGCCGAGCCGGGGGCGGCGCCGAGCGTCGCGTCCGCCGGGGGCACGTCCGACCGGGGGTCTTCCACCGTGCGTGGTTCGTCCGCCGGGCGCAACGCCGCGACGGCCGGGGCCTCCTGGAGGATCGCGTGCGCGTTGGTGCCGCCGATGCCGAAGGAGCTGACGCCCGCCCGGCGCGGGACGCCCGGCACGCGCGGCCACGGCGTGAGGGCCGTGGCGACCCTGAACGGGCCGCCCGCCAGGGGCAGCAGCGGATTCTCCCGCTCGTAGTGCAGGCTCGGCGGGATCGCCTGGTGCTCCAGCGCGAGCACTGTCTTGATCACCCCGGCGACGCCCGCCGCGGCGTCCAGGTGGCCGATGTTGGTCTTGACCGAGCCCAGCGCGCAGAAGCCCGCGGGCCGTTCGGCCGTCCCCGGATCGGCGGCGAACGCATCGGCCAGGGCGCGCAGTTCGATCGGGTCGCCCACCGGCGTGCCGGTACCGTGCGCCTCCACGTACGACACCGAGCCCGCCTCGATCCCGGCCGCCGCCTGGGCCGCGAGGATCACCTCGGCCTGGCCCGCGGCGCTCGGCGCGGAGAAGCCGGCCTTCCTGTCGCCGTCGTTGTTCACCGCGGAGCCCTTGACCACCGCGCGCACGGTGTCGCCGTCGGCCAGCGCGTCCGCGAGCCGCTTGAGCACCACGACGCCCACGCCGTCACCGGGGAACATGCCGTTCGCACCGGCGTCGAAGGAGCGGCAGCGACCGTCGGGGGAGAGCGGGCCGTCCGGCAGGTGGTGGTATCCCCGCTTCGGGGAGGGGTTGAGGGACGCTCCGCCGGCCAGCGCCACGTCGCACTGGTGGTCCTGCAGGTCCCGGCAGGCCAGGTGGAGCGCCACCAGCGAGGTCGAGCACGCCGTGGCGACGCTGATCCCCGGCCCGGTCAGGCCGAGTTCGTAGCAGACCCGGGTGGCGAAGGAGCTCGCGGAGTTGGCGGAGATCGCCGGGAGCAGCGCCATCGAGTGCGGGGCGTCCGCGATGTGCGGGTGGACGCGTTCCACGAAGTAGCGGCTGTGGCCGGCGCCCGCGTAGACGCCGATCGGCCCCGGGTGGTCGCGGGGCGGGCATCCCGCCTGCTGGAGCGCGTGGTAGGCGCACTCCAGGAACAGCCGCTGCTGGGGGTCGAGGAGTTCGGCCTCGCTCGGGCGGTAGCCGAAGAACTCGGCGTCGAACAGGTCGATGCCGTCCACCGCGGCCTCGACCCTGACCAGCCCCGGGTCCGCAAGATCGCGGGGGTCGTGCCCGGCCGCGAGGAACTGCTCGTCGGTGAACGCGGTGGCGCCCTCGCGGCCCTCGGCCAGCAGGTCCCAGAACTCCTCCAGCGTCCGCGCACCGGGGAACCGGCCGGACATCCCGACGATGGCGATGTCGAGGTCCGGGTCGTAGTCGGGCCCGGGGTCGGGCGCGGTCCCGGTCGGGCGGGCGGTGGGGTCGGACATCGCGGGTGTTCCTTCCTGGAACGGCCGTTCGGGTGCGGCAACGGGCGGCTGGACGGGCCGAGGCGCCTGCGGGGGCGGCCCGTCGGCGGGGGAGCGCGCGGCGCCGGTGCGCGCCGCCCGCGGCGACGGCTGCCGCGGCGGCGCGAACGGTTCGGCGGTCGCGGCCAGTTCGGTGAGCAGCGCGGCGAACCGGTCGGCGACGCGCTGCGTGGTCGAGGCGGTGAACATGTCGGCGCGCGCGGTGACGCTCACCGTCATGCCGCCGCCCCCGCCGCCCCCGCCGCCCCCGCCGCCCCCGCCGCCCCCGCCGTCCCCGCCGGCGTCGTCGGCCACGTCGAGCACCAGGTCGAAGCGCGCGGTGCCCGGGTCCACCGGGTACTCGGCGCACGCCACACCGGGCAGGTCGAGTCCGCGCAGCAGGCCGCCGCGGTGCGAGAACATCACGTCGAACAGCCGCGGGGCGCCCGAGCCGCGGTCCGGCCGCGCGTCCTCCACCACCGTCTCGTACGGCACGTGCTGGTGCGCGTACGCTTCCGCGCACATCTCCCGCACCCGTCCGACGAGTTCGGCGAAGGGCGGTTCCGCGCCCGGCGGTCCGACGTCGACCGGCAGCACGATCACATTGCCGAAGTTGCCGACCAGCCGCTCGTCCTCCGGGCGCGGCCGGCGCACCGCCGGCGTGCCGAAGGGGATCCGCCCCGTCGAGCCGTACCGCCGCAGCAACAGGCCCGCGGCGCCGAGCAGCACCATGAACGGCGACGCCCGCCACTGCCGTGCCAACGCCCGGACGCCCGCGGCGGCTTCGGGTGACACGGCGGACCTGCGCCGTACCCCGGGGCCCGGCGGCCGAGCGGGGCGCGGCTGGTCCGACGGGAGCCGCACCCCCGTGCCCGTGCCCGTGGCCGTGCCCGCGCCGGCCAGCAGCCGGCGCCACGCCTCGCGTGACTCCTCGAACGCGGGGCCGCGCAACTCCTCCGCCTCGCGCCGGGCGAAGTCCGCGTAGCGCGCGGCGGGCCTGCCGTCCTGCGGCGGCCGTCCCCGGTAGGCG from Actinacidiphila sp. DG2A-62 includes:
- a CDS encoding polyketide synthase — protein: MTGHVGSRRPGDPREPGAVDHAPAPATSAVDGGSAAPAAHAPAPDAAEGGDARPAAHAAPDGDASDAAARRRELLRRTLAGMGLAPASPPGARTAAPPPSPPARPVGRPPGSGPGSGPGPDPDGRADPAGTPRAAHAPGVEQGDAPGGALPAPLSSAQRRMWFLHRLNPADPAYHLTIGVRMDGPLDAGRLRAAFETAARRHDVLRTVYVGDRPDEAVQTLAPDDAAVPFDLHTLPAGHADATGATYPTGPARTAAGGDAVDALVREWSSRPFDLRRDLPLRLLLVRRGPRAHLLFLTIHHIACDDLSWEILLGEVSAAYRGRPPQDGRPAARYADFARREAEELRGPAFEESREAWRRLLAGAGTATGTGTGVRLPSDQPRPARPPGPGVRRRSAVSPEAAAGVRALARQWRASPFMVLLGAAGLLLRRYGSTGRIPFGTPAVRRPRPEDERLVGNFGNVIVLPVDVGPPGAEPPFAELVGRVREMCAEAYAHQHVPYETVVEDARPDRGSGAPRLFDVMFSHRGGLLRGLDLPGVACAEYPVDPGTARFDLVLDVADDAGGDGGGGGGGGGGGGGGGGGMTVSVTARADMFTASTTQRVADRFAALLTELAATAEPFAPPRQPSPRAARTGAARSPADGPPPQAPRPVQPPVAAPERPFQEGTPAMSDPTARPTGTAPDPGPDYDPDLDIAIVGMSGRFPGARTLEEFWDLLAEGREGATAFTDEQFLAAGHDPRDLADPGLVRVEAAVDGIDLFDAEFFGYRPSEAELLDPQQRLFLECAYHALQQAGCPPRDHPGPIGVYAGAGHSRYFVERVHPHIADAPHSMALLPAISANSASSFATRVCYELGLTGPGISVATACSTSLVALHLACRDLQDHQCDVALAGGASLNPSPKRGYHHLPDGPLSPDGRCRSFDAGANGMFPGDGVGVVVLKRLADALADGDTVRAVVKGSAVNNDGDRKAGFSAPSAAGQAEVILAAQAAAGIEAGSVSYVEAHGTGTPVGDPIELRALADAFAADPGTAERPAGFCALGSVKTNIGHLDAAAGVAGVIKTVLALEHQAIPPSLHYERENPLLPLAGGPFRVATALTPWPRVPGVPRRAGVSSFGIGGTNAHAILQEAPAVAALRPADEPRTVEDPRSDVPPADATLGAAPGSAPAAPSGDGAAPSPGPRAHLLTVSAKSPQALADTATALADHLVARPGLDLGEVAHTLRSGREEFAHRLAVIAADLPAAVRALRDGSGSTGDAGGEPRPVALLLPGGGAQFAAMGAELYRDHPVFRAELDRAAAVLAGLGRDLRAELAADGGGFPGVVATGHAVARQLQAYGVRPAALLGHSLGEYTAACLAGVISLEDVLPLVAERERLMLAAGGATVSVLLAEAEVRPLLTGRLGVAAVNGPLHCSVSGPVEEVEAFERLLTARGVDHTRLRLATAVHSSVLEQMLPPYEEALRRVTLRPPRTTVVSNLTARPLTAEQATDPGYWLRHTRETVRFAEGLAALHAAGDPVVVETGPGRGLTRLASLQLGPGATTVSAMRHPRDAHGDGHALLTALGTVWAAGGGVERHAPFGGSRPSRRVPLPGYAFQRRRYWIDPPAPAAAPDTYLIPDGLREPAFTRALQLAPGSRILVAAPRAAVPARRRPADRARPAAPVRRAAAAGADPAREAQLLRADDASLRRTVAVEHPPAGLRRDLDRLCARYVLRFLHGAGVRTEDGATARAEEIAGAVGVVPGYRPFLDAMLAMLAEDGLLTRGPGDRVTFRTPPGLPRDLGAEPGIGRLRAAVLARHPDRAEELELLERCAARYPEVFSGAVEGHQVLLPDGASDISREVVDRRVGTSDVAVHTRLVARAVARLARQAEGGRLRVLEVGAGRGYLTWEVVEALRDVPGVEYTFTDVGRSFVLAGQRTAEDKGVGFMDFGVLDVSEDPGRQGYAPGSYDVVLAFNVLHATPDLYRTAAHVRSLLGEGGSLFLLEATSQRRPSMLTAGLFAGWWYFRDDLREHSPLLPPAGWSALLSGAGYDEVRVLPQDAELLREADHALLVARRAGDGTDRTGGGDGGGEGGLRREPVAPQEPAGPAGPRDLESPTEQEARIRQLERAGAVVEVLPRDAAAALVAALSAPDAAADGAGRGAGAARPVVLKLLDAPPAPRRPRHDTPGDPRGGEGSGPVGAGGASGGGLYGGGSAFNRRPDLATAYVEPRSDLERTVARAWAAVLGIDRVGAEDDFFDLGGESLLAMQLVTRLREELGVALSVRAFFDAGRPTVAVLTELIEQGRAAAAGPGGAAAAVIAPSPRRAAARTPVEG